In Leptodesmis sichuanensis A121, the following are encoded in one genomic region:
- a CDS encoding S8 family serine peptidase, producing MTSSINQELPPKIYSEAVVRPINGSSLLSFTEPITSENVNQFYVNPQRMSLVAKQLQAQGFEVLDQGRISITIRGSPELYEQVFKARLTTEQRPVIKAFGCQTTGTFISAVDTDRFGFVDPSQSLFADVLDGVAINEPIYYFDANTPTTDPPCPSYWHLTVPEGVARGLNADQAHQTGFTGHGIKVAMVDTGWYNHPFFEKQGYHAKVVLGPGVDDFEDNEGHGTGESANLFAVAPGIEFTMVKADVQIRERSGNVNSIAALKKAISLKPDIISCSWGTNCTEKPLSAYEQILGATVADAIHQGIIVIFAAGNGHCGFPAQHPEVIAAGGVYMDRDGLLEASDYASGFVSPIYPQRFVPDVCGLVGKPPRAAYIMLPVPPGSLSDQELGQAGVNYPDGDETASDDGWAAFSGTSAAAPQLAGVCALMKQANPDLSPSQAKEILQQTARDVCRGCCNRYTGSKGAGVGFDLATGYGLVDAYQVVMKAQSEAKIQGQCRKQPEVQLFQWSRTIPREEVMDATLRTRHWFR from the coding sequence ATGACTTCATCAATAAATCAAGAACTACCGCCCAAAATCTATTCTGAGGCCGTCGTACGACCAATTAATGGAAGTTCACTATTAAGCTTTACAGAACCCATCACGAGTGAAAACGTTAATCAATTCTATGTCAATCCTCAACGGATGAGTTTAGTAGCAAAGCAATTACAGGCTCAAGGATTTGAAGTCCTGGATCAAGGGCGGATCTCAATCACTATTCGTGGATCTCCAGAGTTGTATGAGCAGGTCTTCAAAGCTAGGCTAACAACTGAGCAGCGTCCTGTGATTAAGGCATTCGGTTGCCAAACGACAGGTACATTTATTAGTGCTGTTGATACCGATCGCTTTGGATTTGTGGATCCGTCCCAGAGCCTTTTTGCTGATGTTCTAGACGGAGTTGCGATCAATGAACCGATTTATTATTTTGATGCCAATACTCCTACAACAGATCCACCATGCCCGTCCTACTGGCACTTGACTGTGCCGGAGGGCGTTGCTCGTGGTCTTAACGCTGACCAGGCACATCAAACAGGGTTTACTGGACATGGCATCAAGGTGGCAATGGTGGACACAGGCTGGTATAACCATCCCTTTTTCGAGAAACAGGGATATCACGCTAAGGTTGTACTTGGTCCTGGGGTAGACGATTTTGAGGACAATGAGGGGCATGGTACTGGTGAATCAGCCAACTTGTTTGCCGTAGCTCCGGGTATAGAATTCACAATGGTCAAGGCTGACGTACAAATTAGGGAGCGTTCAGGCAATGTGAATTCAATCGCAGCCCTCAAAAAAGCAATTTCACTAAAACCCGATATTATTTCATGTAGTTGGGGCACAAACTGTACTGAAAAACCCCTCTCTGCCTATGAGCAAATATTAGGGGCTACCGTTGCTGATGCCATCCATCAAGGAATTATTGTGATCTTTGCCGCAGGCAATGGGCATTGTGGTTTTCCAGCGCAGCACCCGGAAGTAATTGCGGCAGGGGGCGTTTACATGGATCGTGATGGTTTGCTGGAAGCGAGTGATTATGCCAGTGGGTTTGTCAGTCCAATTTATCCACAGCGATTTGTGCCGGATGTGTGTGGCTTGGTGGGTAAACCTCCCCGAGCAGCTTACATTATGTTGCCAGTTCCCCCAGGAAGCTTGTCAGATCAAGAACTGGGGCAAGCAGGGGTCAACTATCCAGATGGGGACGAAACAGCGTCCGACGATGGCTGGGCAGCCTTCAGTGGCACCTCTGCGGCGGCTCCTCAATTGGCTGGGGTTTGTGCGTTGATGAAACAGGCCAATCCAGACTTATCTCCCTCTCAAGCCAAAGAGATTCTCCAACAGACAGCTCGTGATGTGTGTCGAGGGTGTTGTAATCGGTATACGGGGAGCAAAGGGGCGGGAGTGGGGTTTGACTTAGCCACGGGCTATGGCCTAGTCGATGCGTATCAAGTCGTGATGAAAGCACAGTCCGAGGCCAAGATTCAAGGCCAGTGTAGAAAACAACCAGAAGTACAGCTTTTTCAATGGTCTAGAACGATACCCAGGGAGGAAGTTATGGATGCCACACTACGAACAAGGCACTGGTTCCGCTGA
- a CDS encoding IS1 family transposase, which yields MDLFSQNCPCCDSAEVHAHTRYTTQSNGTRTIHHCRRCDSYFSDTFATAIAGLRTPLSRIIEVLKARTEGQGLNATARVFGVSKKSIIDWEWRLSELKPTLLLYGLIHQFLSLVIEGDELYTKVHHNTPASDSEGWTIVLMERRSRFLWELDCGSKDEQLFEAALSLLCEVIDQTQDLTLLSDGERRYGKILFAICHEVIHNGQPGRPKKRLPKGVRVRLKNKGARKRSGRKRPKYQAPVAEHPETDSKIDNHQIHANHVEAFNASLRRRNSAFRRKTNMYAKSRDNLQRTLDVQWLVHNFVRVHFTTKVVPAVKLGILEIGISWLQLFTIRYAL from the coding sequence ATGGATTTATTTTCCCAAAATTGCCCGTGCTGTGACAGTGCTGAAGTCCACGCTCACACCCGTTATACAACCCAGAGCAATGGAACTCGCACGATTCATCATTGTCGCCGTTGTGATAGCTATTTCAGTGATACCTTTGCCACGGCGATTGCTGGCTTAAGAACCCCGTTGAGTCGCATTATCGAGGTGTTGAAAGCCAGAACGGAGGGACAAGGTCTCAATGCCACAGCACGAGTATTTGGAGTATCCAAGAAGAGCATCATCGATTGGGAGTGGCGATTGTCCGAATTGAAACCCACCTTGCTGTTGTATGGGTTGATCCATCAGTTTCTGAGTCTGGTGATTGAGGGCGATGAGTTGTATACCAAAGTGCATCATAATACCCCGGCCAGTGACTCAGAAGGTTGGACTATTGTGCTGATGGAGCGCAGGAGTCGCTTTTTGTGGGAACTCGATTGTGGCAGCAAGGATGAACAGTTGTTTGAAGCCGCCTTATCCCTGTTGTGCGAGGTGATTGACCAAACGCAAGACCTGACGTTGCTCAGTGATGGGGAACGGCGCTATGGCAAAATCTTATTTGCCATTTGTCATGAAGTGATTCACAATGGACAACCCGGTAGACCCAAGAAACGACTGCCCAAAGGTGTGCGGGTACGCCTGAAGAATAAAGGGGCAAGGAAACGTTCTGGTCGTAAACGTCCCAAGTACCAAGCCCCCGTTGCTGAACATCCAGAGACAGATTCTAAGATTGACAACCACCAGATTCATGCCAACCATGTGGAGGCCTTTAATGCCTCTCTAAGACGACGCAACTCGGCTTTTCGTCGTAAAACCAATATGTATGCCAAAAGCCGAGATAACTTACAGAGAACTTTAGATGTGCAATGGTTAGTTCACAACTTTGTCCGGGTTCATTTCACAACGAAAGTTGTTCCTGCGGTGAAACTAGGAATTCTAGAAATTGGGATATCTTGGTTGCAACTGTTTACGATTCGCTATGCCTTATAA
- a CDS encoding HEAT repeat domain-containing protein gives MARPTNLKLLKAIAVAMLSILLSLLLHKPGWTHISTQTLNNSDFEFDLNQLTDTNTDNDEAARKALLQMGAVIIDPLILKLESPNVQVRRVAASLLREFGPTATKAIPPLINRLKNDTDGEVRWLVASSLGRIGPAANNALPGLIQALKNDKVQDVRVEAAQAIGMIAPTNPETLQALSESLKQDADIDVQKMAAAMLVEKVDLSSRQVRQTLNDLKSTLKDSNWQVQLVGAMVLAANGRDVKEALSTLNALLQSKNLKTRQQTIEVLFYIARQLRFKAEKLSLPTKIDAEEGIYSSIAALKILKHDLEASGIGGGQDMNEINQLIDLLDGTIQVIKPPNLLLKTLIELTEKNPYVSGFAIYIISLLALWSILLGLRPLWLWQISEMLSSVEKVPLPLPQWAQLPKPIHNSTLIVFFHYHPRVLDAWVAANLPKVCDEFAQKRTVKERAVHIPIPVVLNGKDIPQLTNQHLREAFTRKLCNILIWGEGGSGKTSLACELARWAMSNDPDQRLCKHRMIPILLEQELDFEVTPDKQVLREAIRGQLRDLLNAPKPVSEEFLEQLLRQQRLLVIVDHFSEMSEATRKQIRPERPDFPINALIVTSRVEEKLGGVNRTTLKPMRIAGNYLSEFMGSYLTCQGKRELFTDEEFFEACSRLSAIAGNREITVLLAKLYAEQIIAVKVGIATNDIPDSIPGLMLQYLNQLNQSVTENRLNNRTVHQETKIIAWECLKPTYQPTPAKRDVVIAALDHKDAESHLDYFENRLRIIQTTGVSQDHIRFALDPLAEYLAGLHLVEVYGNNKQAWQSCLTKLDAQKGKASIQGFLLALKDCCLSNPEKIRLPDFLVQELQQRISQA, from the coding sequence ATGGCTAGACCTACTAACTTAAAGCTTCTGAAAGCAATTGCGGTTGCTATGTTGAGTATTCTTTTATCCCTGCTCTTACATAAGCCTGGCTGGACACACATATCTACACAAACTCTCAATAATTCAGATTTTGAATTTGATCTCAATCAGTTAACAGATACCAATACAGATAATGACGAAGCGGCTCGTAAAGCTCTGTTGCAGATGGGAGCAGTGATTATTGATCCCTTGATCCTAAAACTTGAGAGTCCTAATGTACAAGTTCGCCGCGTTGCTGCCTCACTTCTGAGGGAATTCGGCCCCACAGCAACAAAGGCGATTCCCCCTCTCATAAATCGATTAAAAAATGATACAGATGGAGAGGTACGTTGGCTTGTAGCCTCCTCCTTGGGCCGGATTGGCCCTGCTGCAAACAATGCCCTTCCTGGACTGATACAGGCATTAAAAAACGACAAAGTTCAGGATGTGCGTGTTGAGGCTGCTCAAGCAATAGGTATGATTGCTCCGACCAATCCTGAAACTCTCCAGGCTTTAAGTGAATCACTGAAGCAGGATGCTGATATCGACGTTCAAAAGATGGCTGCTGCTATGTTGGTAGAAAAGGTCGACTTATCCTCAAGACAGGTCAGGCAGACTTTAAATGATCTTAAATCGACATTAAAAGACTCTAACTGGCAAGTGCAATTAGTGGGTGCGATGGTTCTGGCAGCTAACGGTCGAGATGTTAAAGAAGCCCTATCTACCCTGAATGCTCTACTGCAGAGTAAGAATCTGAAAACCCGTCAGCAAACAATAGAAGTACTTTTTTATATTGCCAGACAACTACGCTTCAAAGCAGAGAAACTCAGCCTGCCAACTAAAATAGATGCAGAGGAGGGAATCTACTCTTCGATCGCAGCCTTAAAGATACTCAAGCACGATCTGGAGGCTTCAGGTATAGGTGGTGGGCAGGATATGAACGAAATCAATCAACTTATTGATCTTCTGGATGGAACAATCCAAGTCATTAAACCTCCGAATTTGCTGCTTAAAACACTTATTGAATTGACTGAAAAAAATCCGTATGTATCAGGATTTGCAATTTACATTATCTCACTTCTAGCCTTGTGGTCTATCCTCCTCGGTCTGCGTCCGCTATGGCTATGGCAAATCAGTGAAATGTTATCTTCTGTTGAGAAAGTTCCTTTACCATTGCCCCAATGGGCGCAATTACCTAAACCCATTCACAATAGTACTCTAATTGTTTTTTTTCATTATCACCCCAGAGTACTTGATGCCTGGGTTGCAGCAAATCTGCCGAAAGTTTGCGATGAATTTGCTCAGAAGCGCACTGTTAAAGAACGAGCCGTGCATATACCAATCCCAGTCGTTTTGAATGGTAAAGATATCCCCCAACTCACGAATCAGCATCTACGAGAAGCGTTTACGAGAAAGCTTTGCAACATCCTCATTTGGGGTGAAGGAGGTTCGGGAAAAACGAGTCTGGCGTGTGAACTCGCTCGCTGGGCGATGTCAAATGATCCTGACCAACGTCTTTGTAAACATCGAATGATCCCTATCTTACTTGAACAAGAACTGGACTTTGAAGTTACACCGGACAAGCAAGTACTGCGAGAAGCGATCCGGGGACAACTCCGAGATTTACTCAATGCACCAAAACCAGTCTCTGAGGAATTTTTAGAGCAACTTCTGAGACAACAGCGCTTGCTTGTGATTGTGGATCACTTTTCTGAAATGAGCGAAGCAACCCGGAAGCAAATTCGACCTGAGCGTCCCGACTTCCCGATTAATGCCTTGATTGTGACCTCACGAGTTGAAGAAAAGCTAGGAGGGGTCAATCGGACAACGCTAAAACCCATGCGGATTGCGGGTAATTACCTATCAGAATTTATGGGAAGCTACCTTACCTGTCAGGGTAAGCGGGAACTGTTCACAGACGAGGAATTTTTTGAAGCTTGCAGTCGTTTATCTGCAATCGCTGGCAATCGAGAGATCACTGTTCTGCTCGCAAAACTCTATGCCGAACAGATTATTGCGGTTAAAGTTGGTATAGCGACGAATGACATTCCCGATAGCATTCCTGGGTTAATGCTCCAATACCTGAACCAACTCAATCAATCTGTGACCGAGAACCGACTCAATAATCGCACTGTCCATCAGGAGACCAAGATCATTGCCTGGGAATGTCTCAAGCCTACTTACCAGCCAACACCAGCGAAACGAGATGTGGTAATAGCGGCTCTTGATCACAAGGATGCTGAATCCCACCTGGATTATTTTGAAAATCGCCTGCGGATCATTCAAACAACAGGTGTTTCCCAAGATCACATCCGCTTTGCGCTTGATCCTCTCGCTGAGTATTTAGCTGGCTTGCACTTAGTAGAAGTGTATGGAAACAACAAACAAGCTTGGCAAAGTTGCCTTACCAAACTGGATGCACAAAAGGGAAAGGCAAGCATACAGGGGTTTCTACTGGCATTAAAGGATTGTTGCCTGAGCAATCCAGAGAAAATTAGGTTGCCAGACTTTTTAGTTCAAGAACTGCAGCAGCGAATAAGTCAGGCTTAA
- a CDS encoding CU044_2847 family protein, with protein MNDSEYLAFEVDGQVYKVTATPQAGQEDDEYETYGLRETAIAQMQRTQQMIRTCAIQTISAFHDLGIAEVQEVNLKFGVKLGGKAGCPYITEGSAESNLEISVKCTFPQSKQ; from the coding sequence ATGAATGACTCAGAATATCTGGCCTTTGAAGTGGATGGCCAAGTGTATAAAGTGACTGCCACGCCTCAAGCTGGTCAGGAGGATGACGAGTACGAGACGTATGGACTGCGAGAGACTGCGATCGCCCAGATGCAACGCACTCAGCAAATGATCCGCACCTGTGCGATTCAGACGATCAGCGCATTTCACGATCTTGGGATTGCAGAAGTACAGGAAGTAAATTTGAAGTTTGGAGTCAAGCTTGGCGGCAAAGCAGGTTGCCCCTACATTACAGAGGGGTCTGCAGAGAGTAATTTAGAAATTTCCGTCAAATGTACGTTTCCGCAATCCAAGCAGTAA
- a CDS encoding iron uptake porin, which produces MHSVVLKTSLFVASVSTWSLFLIPIAGAESNPTLSVPANARAKLLAPVELNDQPAIALETTPAIADLDRSEPTPAMLQVTSVSQLTDVKPTDWAFQALQSLVERYGCIVGYPDKTYRGNRALTRYEFAAGLNACLDKIQELVAAATADFVRKEDMEVVKRLQEEFAAELATLRSRVDALEVRTATLEKQQFSTTTKLTGNVWFNLTGAFAGGDSVTAERSLRAPNSAFAPPQRGANNIPTRVQRENPEVTLGYYMFLNFNTSFTGKDLLLLQLVSGNGNSPANQFVSAGYFNSWGTPFLDQTGVITPSSVAIRELSYQFPIGNHVRVAIGPRLNYYRYFDANRFTFYLTGATSYQSNGSTLLNAIDRGSGAAIIWTINPQFQFTVAYLAENTEFLNPAIGYNTSSNPSDGLFRSSNTISAQLTFSPSRSFNLRLIYARSNLKPYNGYIGGAVGEPLPYGYADDGFGGQLRDSSADTFVANFDWLITKNFGLFGRYSYGVTDINPKNPLREGGQVRVQSFQAGLGFPDLGKKGALGVLSFLVPFDYLSGTRFLLSGAGDGGTQYELEASYYYPINDNFALVPAFYAIINPNSFASNPTVFVGNLRAQFSF; this is translated from the coding sequence ATGCATTCTGTTGTTCTTAAGACAAGTCTGTTTGTTGCCTCGGTTTCAACCTGGAGTTTGTTTCTGATTCCTATCGCGGGTGCTGAATCAAATCCAACGCTGAGTGTACCTGCTAATGCCAGGGCAAAGCTGTTAGCTCCTGTTGAATTGAACGATCAACCTGCGATCGCATTGGAAACTACTCCTGCGATCGCAGATTTAGACCGGAGCGAACCTACTCCTGCAATGTTACAGGTAACTTCGGTGTCTCAATTAACGGATGTCAAACCAACCGATTGGGCATTTCAGGCATTGCAGTCTCTGGTTGAGCGCTACGGCTGTATTGTGGGCTATCCCGACAAAACGTACCGGGGCAATCGAGCCTTAACTCGCTATGAATTTGCGGCTGGCTTAAATGCTTGTTTAGACAAGATTCAGGAACTGGTTGCTGCCGCTACGGCTGATTTCGTGAGAAAAGAAGATATGGAAGTGGTCAAACGGCTGCAGGAGGAGTTTGCAGCAGAGTTAGCCACATTGCGAAGCCGAGTGGATGCGTTAGAAGTTCGGACAGCGACTTTAGAGAAACAGCAGTTCTCAACAACAACAAAGCTGACAGGGAATGTTTGGTTTAATTTAACAGGAGCTTTCGCTGGAGGGGATAGCGTTACAGCCGAGCGTTCGCTACGCGCTCCGAACAGTGCTTTTGCTCCTCCGCAGCGCGGTGCTAACAATATCCCAACGCGTGTGCAGCGAGAAAATCCAGAGGTGACTCTCGGCTACTATATGTTTCTCAACTTCAATACCTCGTTCACGGGTAAGGATTTGCTCCTGCTCCAACTTGTATCAGGAAATGGAAATTCCCCTGCCAACCAATTTGTTTCTGCTGGGTATTTCAACTCCTGGGGTACACCCTTCTTAGACCAAACCGGAGTCATTACTCCCTCCAGTGTTGCCATTCGAGAACTTTCCTATCAATTCCCGATCGGCAATCATGTTCGAGTAGCGATCGGCCCTCGCCTCAACTACTACCGTTACTTTGATGCCAACCGTTTTACCTTTTACCTGACTGGAGCCACCAGTTATCAGTCCAACGGCAGTACTTTGTTGAATGCGATCGATCGGGGCTCTGGTGCGGCAATCATTTGGACAATCAACCCTCAGTTTCAATTCACCGTTGCCTACCTGGCAGAAAACACGGAATTCCTAAACCCAGCGATTGGTTACAATACCTCAAGCAACCCGTCAGATGGGTTATTCAGAAGCTCTAATACAATCTCCGCCCAACTTACCTTTTCTCCCAGTCGCAGTTTTAACCTGCGGTTAATTTATGCCCGTTCTAACCTTAAGCCTTATAACGGCTATATTGGGGGCGCTGTTGGTGAACCGTTGCCTTACGGCTATGCAGATGATGGATTTGGAGGGCAGCTTAGAGATTCTAGCGCTGATACCTTTGTTGCTAACTTTGATTGGCTGATTACGAAAAATTTCGGCCTCTTTGGACGCTACTCCTATGGTGTCACGGATATTAATCCGAAAAATCCATTAAGGGAAGGTGGTCAGGTGCGAGTGCAATCTTTCCAGGCAGGCTTGGGCTTTCCTGACTTAGGTAAAAAAGGGGCATTGGGTGTGTTGTCCTTCCTGGTTCCCTTTGACTATCTTTCTGGCACGCGGTTTCTCCTATCTGGAGCCGGAGATGGTGGCACCCAGTACGAACTAGAGGCATCCTACTATTATCCAATTAATGATAACTTTGCTCTGGTTCCGGCCTTCTACGCCATTATTAATCCCAATAGTTTCGCAAGTAACCCAACTGTATTTGTTGGTAATTTACGTGCTCAATTCAGTTTTTAG
- a CDS encoding YoaK family protein, whose protein sequence is MTVIPQRNDSFSLSAFLVSDGPAGFLLSWVAGFVDTSAFIILFGIFTAHVTGNIALAGSSFVSSDQETTITRLLMLPTFMLTVALTSLLARYARRKQWPVFAVLLTAEAIALGVFLIVGTSLSPALLLDVQEEYILPIGVSGVVAMAIQNALMKESHGVFKSYIPTTVMTGNTTQLTIDLVQFFSAKFDASETAKREAEEAMERMSRFIPVIVGFALGGLAAALLILVSESWWSLILPLMIITILAIAAYIEHNRQSSVV, encoded by the coding sequence ATGACTGTAATTCCTCAGCGTAATGATTCATTCAGCCTGAGTGCATTTCTGGTTAGCGACGGGCCTGCAGGCTTCTTGTTGAGCTGGGTGGCAGGCTTTGTTGATACGTCTGCATTCATTATTTTGTTTGGCATTTTTACTGCTCACGTCACTGGCAACATTGCGCTGGCCGGATCATCATTTGTCAGTTCCGACCAGGAAACGACTATTACCCGTCTGCTCATGTTGCCTACCTTTATGCTGACGGTTGCTCTCACCTCCTTGCTTGCCCGCTATGCCCGCCGCAAGCAATGGCCTGTGTTTGCTGTGCTGTTAACGGCTGAAGCGATCGCCCTCGGCGTTTTTCTGATCGTCGGTACAAGCCTGTCTCCGGCCCTCCTGTTAGATGTTCAGGAAGAATATATTCTGCCCATTGGGGTGTCGGGTGTGGTGGCAATGGCAATTCAAAATGCCTTGATGAAGGAGTCTCACGGGGTCTTTAAGAGCTATATTCCTACCACTGTGATGACGGGCAATACCACTCAACTCACGATCGATCTGGTGCAGTTTTTCAGCGCCAAGTTTGATGCCAGTGAGACAGCGAAACGAGAGGCAGAGGAAGCTATGGAGCGTATGAGCCGCTTTATCCCTGTGATTGTAGGGTTTGCATTGGGTGGATTGGCAGCCGCTCTGTTGATTTTGGTATCAGAGTCCTGGTGGAGCCTGATTTTGCCTCTGATGATTATTACTATTCTGGCGATCGCGGCTTACATT